GGATACACCGGGGGTCTGCGCCGTTCCGAAATCGTATGTCTGGACGTGCATAAGGATGACACGCCGGACTCTGGCGGCTGGATCGAGATGTTCGACAAAGGCGCCCTGCTCACGCTGAATGCCAAGACCGGCTGGCGCGAGGTCGAGATTGGCCGTGGATCCAAAGATCAGACCTGCCCCGTGCATGCGCTTGAGCAATGGTTGAACTTCGCAAAGATCGACTTCGGCCCGATCTTTGTCGGCACATCGCGGGATGGCAAACGCGCCGCCGAGACGCGGCTGAACGACAAGCATGTCGCGCGGCTGATCAAACGCACGGTTCTGGACGCTGGCATCCGATCCGATCTGCCTGAGAAAGAACGTCTGGCGCTGTTCTCTGGCCACTCGCTGCGCGCCGGTCTTGCCAGTTCCGCCGAGGTCGACGAGCGCTATGTCCAGAAACAGCTTGGCCATGCCTCGGCCGAAATGACCCGCCGCTATCAGCGCCGACGGGATCGGTTCCGCGTGAACCTGACCAAGGCCGCGGGCCTGTGACGTGGATCAGGTGTCTTCGGACATCACGGCCGAAAGTGAGGCAACATGGCGAGAGAGATCGCTGCGGGAATGGAGGATATCCACGATGATGATCTCGTCCGATTGATCCAGAAAAACCAGGAAATGCTCCCCAGCCCTTATGAACCGCAGGTCTTCGACATCATCAACGAGAGCTGCGCAACTCCGACTATAGGCTTGGCCATTCAGGATACTTTCACAGCGGTTGAGCAATTCGGCCTCGTAAAGCTCTGCTTGGCGCAGCCCGAAAGTTTCGATCGTCCATCTGGCGATTTCAGTGAGGCTGGCCTCCGCACGACGGGTCAGCCGGAAGGATCGGCTCATGAACGCGCGCGCGCAGTCGCAAAGGCCCTACGAACCGCATCTTTGCCGCTGCCCTCAGCAAGATCCCCCGCCAGACCTTCGAGAAGCCCTTGGCGGATGCTCGTGATCTGCGCCTCTTCCTGCTCGAGCAGCCTCAGGCCAGCGCGCATGGCTTCACTCACATTCTGGTAGCGCCCGGACGCTACCAGTGCTTGCACCAGACGGTCTTGGGTTTCGGTCAGGACAACGTTGCGTGTCACCATGGGTCAGGTCTCCTTTATTGGCAATATATGCCAACGCCACTTATTGATCAATACGTCATGCCGCCTGCCCACTGAGCCTACCATAGAAGCTGCGCTCGAGATGCAGCTCCCCTGCCCCGGCTTTTTCGACCATGCCGCGCAGGTATCCACCCGGCGAGGACACCTCTCCCGCGCTGTGCTTTTCGAAGACAAGCGCAAACGCGGCCGTGGCCACCTGGGTGCCCATTCGGTCCTGCGCCACGTTCCAGGCATGTTCCGAGATCCCGATCATCGGCCTGAGTTGACCGGCAACCCGGTGCAGATCGCCCCAATCCTTTAGGAACCCGCCCATATTGCGCGCCCAGGATGCGAACTCCGGACAGGCCTGCATGATTGTCGGCAGGTCAAGCGCCGTCCGTTTCTTGCGCACCTCGGTCACCCAGTCTTCCAGCTCCCTGTCAACCCGCTCTTCGGCTGGACCTTTGGGCACCACACCCGCCGCTTCCTCTTTTTCAGAGGAATTACTAGATACAGGATTAAGTTGATTTGTAGTTAGTATATGAGGTTCAGAAATGACCTCCCTGGGGTTCATTTCTTGAGACTTCTTCATGGCTTGGACGTCTTTGTCATCAGTGTTTTCCACAGGTTCTGTCGCAACAGTCGCCTTGAGATAAGCCGCCTCGACCCGTTCCTGAAGCTCCTTGAACCACAACAGTAGTCGTTCCAACTGCTCAGAGCCGTCATGGCGACGTGGAAGCCGGTCCAGAAGCTCCTCAAAGAACCCCGTGAATTGCCTCCAGGGCCCACGCAGAGCGCTGCTGAGAGCTGCCTCGATCCGCGCACGGATCATCCGGCGCGCCACAGTGATCTGGCGCTTCAGGCGCTGGCAGAGCTCGCGCTCGGCCTGCAACTCGGTATGAAGCTCCTCGAACTCCTCAACACGGGCTGAAAGCGGCGACAGGTCGAAGCCATAAGCCTCGACGATGCGGCCCTCGGTGTCCCTGCGGCCCCACCGCTTGCCATTGGGACTATCCTGGAAGGAGATCACGCCGATCTCAGCAAGACGCCGCGCGTGGCGCTTGAGCGCGGAGAGCGAGAACCCCGTCTGCCCCATCAGATAAGCGTTCGACGCCCAGACGATCGGACGCTGCCCCTCTTCCCAGTCCTGGGCCTGGGTAAACGCCCCGAGCGTGTCGAGGAGCATCATGTCGCCGGCCTTCAAGCCGATATGTGCCCCCACGCGCTTGAGCGCGACAAATGCTCGTGTTTTGGGTACTGCTACCCGTTCACCGGCTTGGGCAAGTTGCTCAGCAACCCCAAGACCCGGTGTTGGCTTGCGCCAACCTGTATGTTTCATGCCTGTATCTCACCTCCAGTTATGTGGAGGCAAAAGAAAGCCGTTCGCTCAGAAGCGTTCGTCGTTGACAGTGATTTCTGGGAGACCTATCTTGAAGGCGACCAAACCATTAAGATCAGCTCTCAGGCCACACCGCTTGGGGGCTTTTCTTTTGCCTTTACTTCACTTTTTGTCCCTCTTTGCTCGTCGCCTCATCTTTGTTGAGAATATTCCGCTGACATTGTCGTCAGTCGGTGTCCTTTTCCGAGCCTTCGGCGCTCAAGTAGTCGGCGACTAGATCTCCGAGCTTCTCAAGACGCTCTTGGTCAATCGGCATACCTGCAACCTTGATGGATAAGTTGCCACCGATTGAAGTCGCCGAAAGATTGCGGTTGCCCACCTTGCGTTTGACCGTGAGCTTACGGGGCTTTGCCTTTGGTTTGGGCTTAGGTTTGCTCACCCTTTCCAAGCTCGCTAAGGCTGCTTGCAAGTCGCGAAAACTCATGTCGTAGACATTCTTGAACGCGTTCAAGATTTCATCCTGCGCGGCGAACACAGACCTTGCCCGCGAGACTAAGCTCTCATGCACGCCAATTTTCTTTGCGAAGGCCACAGCTGTCAGCTTTGCTTCGCCAGAAGCAAAGGTTTCATACATTTCACCAATCGAAACCAGCCGCTCAAATGGGCTAAGATTCTCGCGCTCCTCATTCTCGCGGAACCGCAGAAACAACATCTCAAACTTGCTGTTCTCGGCGTCTCGCGCGACAGGCGAAGCTAGGATTGCACGAAGAGGTAAACCCAGCTCCGACGCGGCAGCCAGTCGGCGGCGTCCTGTAAGCATCACAAATGGAACGCCAGAGACGTTCGACGGCTCCAACGGATCCGGCTGCCAATCCGGATCCTTGGGCCACACCAGAATGGGGGTGTCCTGCCCATTCGACGCAATGCTGCTTACCAGAGACCTGAATGCTTCCTGAGACATCCAGTCTTGACGGCGGTCAGTCCCCATCGGATCTGAGATCTGGTCTGGCGACAGACTTATCTCGTGGCGGCCTTTTAGGATATCCGAACAAAGCTCGGCTCTGCTTCGCTCCACTGCGGCTTGCGACTGTGCAAGCGCCCCTGATTTCCAAGCGCTGCCGGCCCCCTTGAAAGGAGTGGAGACAGCATCACTCGGTTCTGCCCGGCCTTCGGGACCCGGCGTGCGCTCCATGGATGCTTCAGGGTTGGTAGCCTTGCTGACCAACGACCTAGGAATACTGCGTTTCATGCCTCGCCCTCGCCGTCATCTTCATAGAATTCGTCCATCCATGTATCAGCGTAGCCGCGTTCTAGTCCTGGCCAGAGCCGCGATACTATGGCGTCATTCACGGCATCGGCATTCGTGATGAACCGGTTGATCCCCTTGCGCTTTCCCGGCGTGTCCGGCTCATACTCGTATACGGACTGATAGACGTCTGACGCATTCGAGATCGCGTCGGAACGCAGATAAAAAACTGGCAGAATTTCCGTGGGGCAATGTT
This genomic interval from Antarctobacter heliothermus contains the following:
- the repC gene encoding plasmid replication protein RepC → MKHTGWRKPTPGLGVAEQLAQAGERVAVPKTRAFVALKRVGAHIGLKAGDMMLLDTLGAFTQAQDWEEGQRPIVWASNAYLMGQTGFSLSALKRHARRLAEIGVISFQDSPNGKRWGRRDTEGRIVEAYGFDLSPLSARVEEFEELHTELQAERELCQRLKRQITVARRMIRARIEAALSSALRGPWRQFTGFFEELLDRLPRRHDGSEQLERLLLWFKELQERVEAAYLKATVATEPVENTDDKDVQAMKKSQEMNPREVISEPHILTTNQLNPVSSNSSEKEEAAGVVPKGPAEERVDRELEDWVTEVRKKRTALDLPTIMQACPEFASWARNMGGFLKDWGDLHRVAGQLRPMIGISEHAWNVAQDRMGTQVATAAFALVFEKHSAGEVSSPGGYLRGMVEKAGAGELHLERSFYGRLSGQAA
- a CDS encoding type II toxin-antitoxin system RelE/ParE family toxin codes for the protein MSRSFRLTRRAEASLTEIARWTIETFGLRQAELYEAELLNRCESILNGQAYSRSCAALVDDVEDLRFIRAGEHFLVFLDQSDEIIIVDILHSRSDLSRHVASLSAVMSEDT
- a CDS encoding ParB N-terminal domain-containing protein, with protein sequence MKRSIPRSLVSKATNPEASMERTPGPEGRAEPSDAVSTPFKGAGSAWKSGALAQSQAAVERSRAELCSDILKGRHEISLSPDQISDPMGTDRRQDWMSQEAFRSLVSSIASNGQDTPILVWPKDPDWQPDPLEPSNVSGVPFVMLTGRRRLAAASELGLPLRAILASPVARDAENSKFEMLFLRFRENEERENLSPFERLVSIGEMYETFASGEAKLTAVAFAKKIGVHESLVSRARSVFAAQDEILNAFKNVYDMSFRDLQAALASLERVSKPKPKPKAKPRKLTVKRKVGNRNLSATSIGGNLSIKVAGMPIDQERLEKLGDLVADYLSAEGSEKDTD
- a CDS encoding type II toxin-antitoxin system ParD family antitoxin, whose protein sequence is MVTRNVVLTETQDRLVQALVASGRYQNVSEAMRAGLRLLEQEEAQITSIRQGLLEGLAGDLAEGSGKDAVRRAFATARARS